In Flavobacterium sp., a single window of DNA contains:
- a CDS encoding glycoside hydrolase family 2 protein, whose amino-acid sequence MNYQKKLHWLICIYIANFTSVAIAQNVDLKKNWIFREEKKLQWYPASVPGEIHTDLLNNKEIQDPFFRNNEKDLQWIERKNWEYKTTFDVAAVMLKKKNIELVFDGLDTYASVYLNNQLILKADNMFRQWRVDVKNILQSEENDLVIVFESVQNVVDSLAKKDLPFVIPDNPRAYVRKAQYHFGWDWGPKYTTCGIWKTPRLEAYDKKAPEKPYVLNRKIELVQEPEILGSSFYFKIDGKPVYMKGANYIPSDAFLSRVTKKDYEKIILSAKEANMNMLRVWGGGIYEDDYFYDLCDKYGINVWQDFMFAGTMVPGDKAFFDNVKAEVQYQVKRLRHHPSIVLWCGNNESDEAFKNWGWMKNFKISKQDSTRLWNDYKRLFHDSIPKWVKEVDGKRPYLSSSPLYHWSKPKSIIEGDSHYWGVWWGLEDIEAVRQKTGRFVSEYGMLSMPNYTSLEAFTLPEDRYLYSDVLKAHLKSGKGFEKLESYLNRYFIDSEKIKKMNLEDYTYLTQCLQYYAIKNIVAIHRSKTPFNMGTLVWQLNDCWPTASWSITDYYNRQPKASWYAIKEAYRDDKMPEADFTHPKDLSLEEPNISWLIKGNKVIVKAEKQAKYVYVSIKGYTGKWSDNYFDLDAGQEKEISFEGIITKPEIKIVSLFEVLGRY is encoded by the coding sequence ATGAATTATCAAAAAAAACTTCATTGGTTAATCTGTATTTATATTGCAAATTTTACATCAGTTGCCATTGCGCAAAATGTTGATTTGAAGAAAAATTGGATTTTCCGTGAAGAAAAAAAGCTGCAGTGGTATCCGGCATCAGTTCCGGGAGAAATACACACTGATTTACTCAACAACAAAGAAATACAGGATCCCTTTTTCAGAAACAATGAAAAAGATTTGCAATGGATAGAGCGTAAAAACTGGGAATACAAAACCACTTTTGATGTCGCAGCAGTAATGTTAAAAAAGAAAAACATTGAATTGGTTTTTGACGGACTCGATACGTATGCCTCTGTTTATCTCAATAATCAATTGATTTTAAAAGCAGATAATATGTTTCGTCAATGGCGTGTTGATGTTAAAAACATACTTCAATCTGAAGAAAACGATTTGGTTATCGTATTTGAATCGGTACAAAATGTAGTTGATTCTCTTGCTAAAAAAGATCTGCCATTTGTAATTCCGGACAATCCGCGTGCGTATGTTCGTAAAGCGCAATATCATTTTGGATGGGACTGGGGACCAAAATATACAACCTGCGGTATTTGGAAAACACCAAGGTTAGAAGCTTATGACAAAAAAGCGCCTGAAAAACCATACGTTTTAAATCGTAAAATCGAATTGGTACAAGAACCGGAAATTCTGGGCAGTTCGTTTTATTTTAAGATTGACGGAAAACCGGTTTATATGAAAGGAGCCAATTATATTCCGTCAGATGCTTTTCTTTCGCGTGTCACAAAAAAGGATTATGAAAAGATCATTTTATCTGCTAAAGAGGCAAATATGAATATGCTTCGTGTTTGGGGCGGAGGAATTTATGAAGATGATTATTTCTATGATTTATGCGATAAATACGGAATAAATGTCTGGCAGGATTTTATGTTTGCCGGCACCATGGTTCCAGGGGATAAAGCTTTTTTTGACAATGTAAAAGCAGAAGTTCAGTATCAGGTAAAAAGACTTCGCCATCATCCAAGTATTGTTTTATGGTGTGGAAATAACGAATCAGATGAAGCCTTTAAAAACTGGGGCTGGATGAAAAATTTTAAAATTTCAAAACAAGATTCAACCCGTTTATGGAACGATTACAAGCGATTATTTCACGATAGTATTCCGAAATGGGTAAAAGAAGTCGATGGAAAACGCCCGTACCTGAGTTCATCTCCATTATATCATTGGTCAAAACCAAAGAGCATTATCGAAGGAGACAGCCATTATTGGGGAGTTTGGTGGGGACTTGAAGATATTGAAGCAGTTAGACAAAAAACAGGACGATTTGTTAGTGAATACGGAATGCTGTCAATGCCGAATTATACTTCTCTGGAAGCTTTTACTTTACCAGAAGACCGATATTTATATTCAGATGTATTAAAGGCGCATCTAAAATCCGGAAAAGGATTTGAAAAGTTAGAATCGTATTTGAACCGATATTTTATTGATTCGGAGAAAATAAAGAAAATGAATCTGGAGGATTATACGTATCTCACGCAATGTCTTCAGTATTATGCGATTAAAAATATTGTGGCAATTCATCGTTCAAAAACGCCTTTTAACATGGGAACTTTAGTCTGGCAGCTCAACGACTGCTGGCCTACAGCAAGCTGGAGTATTACGGATTATTATAACCGACAGCCAAAAGCGAGCTGGTATGCTATTAAAGAAGCTTATAGAGATGATAAAATGCCGGAAGCAGATTTTACGCATCCAAAGGATTTATCCCTGGAAGAACCCAATATCAGCTGGCTGATAAAAGGAAATAAAGTAATTGTTAAAGCTGAAAAACAGGCAAAGTATGTGTATGTTTCAATAAAAGGATATACCGGAAAATGGAGCGATAATTATTTTGATCTGGATGCCGGACAAGAAAAAGAAATTTCGTTTGAAGGAATAATTACTAAACCGGAAATTAAGATAGTTTCTTTGTTTGAGGTTTTGGGGAGGTACTAA
- a CDS encoding SusD/RagB family nutrient-binding outer membrane lipoprotein, translating into MKNRYIKIFCVAIVGALTLASCDKGFEEMNKNPNALTDPAVKSMFTLAEIYVDGQDFSNTRGNNLYAAQIVQQFSSLGGPGSKYTYSSEYSAALFGETYGKGLNQIFQLLSVVDNTPENTNMIQALRIMKVFLFQKLTDTYGEVPYFEAGKGYNGNIFSPKYDTQEAIYNDLLKELDEAGTALDASKPFVGNADLYYQSDVARWKKLANSMMLRVAMRLSKVNPAKAKEYVEKAYSKGVFTSNDDSLVLKHDAGPAGVKTNPITSSWVRNDLNGGESNIKFSKTFIDKLKNTNDPRLRIYAKLEATGDNNPANQQGLANDAKEFPGGDKKLFSDPNTSTVLRLDAPTLIMSYAEVQFILAEASVKGWNVGGSAQTYYENGVRAAMNILTIFGDKVPAVTPAEYTTYITTYPFLSAGTDAQKIEQIITQKWILLLFNGFEAFSEYRRTGYPVLVPVNDPTGDTQGTIPRRLIYDQSELITNAENYKAAIQRQGLDLMTTRIWWDK; encoded by the coding sequence ATGAAAAATAGATATATAAAAATATTTTGTGTCGCAATTGTTGGTGCTTTGACATTAGCTTCATGCGATAAAGGATTCGAAGAAATGAACAAGAATCCAAATGCTTTAACAGATCCTGCTGTAAAATCAATGTTTACACTGGCAGAGATTTATGTAGACGGACAGGATTTCTCAAACACCAGAGGAAACAATTTATACGCTGCGCAAATCGTACAGCAGTTTTCTTCACTTGGAGGACCGGGTTCAAAATACACCTATTCATCTGAGTATTCTGCAGCGCTTTTCGGCGAAACTTACGGAAAAGGATTAAATCAAATTTTCCAGTTATTATCTGTAGTTGATAATACTCCTGAAAATACAAATATGATTCAGGCATTAAGAATCATGAAAGTTTTCTTGTTCCAAAAACTAACAGACACTTACGGTGAAGTTCCTTATTTTGAAGCTGGAAAAGGGTACAACGGAAACATCTTTTCTCCAAAATACGATACTCAGGAAGCTATCTACAATGATCTTTTAAAAGAATTAGATGAAGCAGGAACTGCTTTAGATGCTTCTAAACCATTCGTAGGCAACGCTGATTTGTATTACCAAAGTGATGTTGCAAGATGGAAAAAACTGGCTAACTCTATGATGTTGAGAGTGGCAATGCGTTTGTCTAAAGTAAACCCTGCAAAAGCAAAAGAATATGTAGAAAAAGCGTATTCAAAAGGTGTATTTACATCAAACGATGACAGTTTAGTTTTAAAACATGATGCAGGTCCTGCGGGAGTAAAAACAAACCCGATTACTTCTTCATGGGTTAGAAATGACTTGAATGGAGGAGAATCTAACATCAAATTCAGTAAAACGTTTATCGATAAGTTGAAAAATACAAACGATCCGCGTTTAAGAATTTATGCAAAATTAGAAGCAACTGGAGACAATAATCCGGCAAATCAGCAAGGTTTGGCAAATGATGCAAAAGAATTTCCGGGTGGAGATAAAAAACTTTTCTCAGATCCAAATACTTCAACAGTATTACGTTTAGATGCTCCAACTTTAATTATGTCTTATGCAGAAGTTCAGTTCATATTAGCTGAAGCTTCAGTAAAAGGATGGAATGTGGGCGGTTCGGCACAAACGTATTATGAAAATGGAGTTAGGGCTGCGATGAACATTTTAACCATTTTTGGAGATAAAGTTCCAGCAGTTACACCAGCAGAATACACTACGTACATCACAACATATCCGTTTTTATCAGCTGGTACAGATGCACAAAAAATTGAGCAGATTATTACTCAAAAATGGATTCTGTTATTATTCAATGGTTTTGAGGCATTTTCTGAATACAGAAGAACAGGATATCCTGTTTTAGTTCCGGTTAATGATCCAACAGGAGATACGCAAGGAACTATTCCAAGAAGATTAATTTACGATCAATCAGAACTTATTACCAACGCTGAAAATTACAAAGCAGCAATTCAGCGTCAAGGACTAGATTTAATGACCACTAGAATCTGGTGGGATAAATAA
- a CDS encoding SusC/RagA family TonB-linked outer membrane protein, which produces MKRILAVLGMVLLSSLGAAAQNRLITGIVADAENKGIVAASVEVQGKPFSAITDAEGRFRMNVPEGKVTLNISSIGFESKSVVLQENETRVSVVLTETTQELKDVVVTSFGVKKQKKSLGYAVGELKGEDLTKNKEINLGNALQGKIAGVNVSAPVTGPSGSSRVVIRGATSASGLNQPLYVVDGIPIDNTQQGNAGMWGGADKGDGMSSFNPDDIASMSVLKGSAASALYGYRGSNGVILITTKKGKNGTGIGVDFNTNSTFNTPASLLNWQDQYGAGAPNGSGVPTRFTNLQELRDSYYFAWGDKYDGTPSIALDGTTRPYKAYGKDNVENFYRTGYSFSNTLAISGGNETTNFRLSFGNTKDESIMPGTTFGRNNVALSLNSSPNKKINVETNAQYISEKSHNRPYLNDSPRNPSFPTTFMTPSSDIRWLSNPYDANGGEEDFLGANVYHTNPYFATKSPLNDDLRKRFIGSAKVTYNITDKIYAKGVLGIDDINYEYTEIEPTGINYNPGGSIENRIETRSEVNASGYLGYKGYIVKNLSLDAFVGANRQHNRYSGIKMKGNNFIVPFEYFYGNTQPDKTEKLFSESEVNSLFYSADIGYKDFLYVSLTGREDWFSTLDPANNSTFYPSVSSSFIYSEVIKLPEWMSYGKFRAGWGNVGGALPEAYALALTYTTPDGQTDSLGQPILGVNGETIPNRTLKPYNVSTIEFGFENTFFNNRVSTDLTFYHKKTTNDITDADVSQASGYRTTKINVGQILNKGVEFALNVKAVKTPNFSWNIGYNFAYNDSEVISLSDKITTKSLEGNRDGRANVVLEKGQPFGVIKAYDYLRDANGNIVLGTDGKFLRGNLIIAGQGVAPTSMGLSNDFSYKNFTLSVFVDAKFGGEIYSATNQLGTRYGLSEITLPGREGGVAVSGRDVNGNPVNTTVSAYDYWRSYSDVTSNFVYDADFVKLRAISFAYNFPKLFLQKTPFQSVSLAFSAHNLWTIYDKVPNIDPESNYSNSNAQGMERASMPLTRNYGFSLNVKF; this is translated from the coding sequence ATGAAACGAATATTAGCAGTATTAGGAATGGTGTTGTTGAGCAGCTTAGGTGCTGCTGCGCAAAACCGACTAATTACAGGGATTGTGGCAGATGCAGAAAACAAAGGAATTGTTGCCGCATCAGTCGAGGTTCAGGGAAAACCATTTAGTGCCATTACAGATGCCGAAGGGCGATTTAGAATGAATGTTCCGGAAGGTAAAGTTACCCTAAATATATCTTCTATAGGATTTGAATCAAAATCAGTTGTCCTTCAGGAAAATGAAACAAGAGTTTCGGTAGTATTAACTGAAACTACTCAGGAATTAAAAGATGTTGTTGTAACTTCATTTGGAGTTAAAAAACAAAAGAAAAGTTTAGGTTACGCTGTGGGTGAGTTAAAAGGCGAGGATCTGACAAAAAATAAAGAAATTAACTTAGGAAATGCGCTTCAGGGTAAGATTGCAGGGGTTAACGTTTCTGCACCGGTAACAGGACCATCTGGTTCTAGCCGTGTTGTAATTCGTGGAGCAACTTCTGCATCAGGGCTTAACCAGCCGTTGTATGTTGTAGACGGAATTCCGATCGATAACACACAGCAGGGAAATGCCGGAATGTGGGGTGGTGCCGATAAAGGAGATGGTATGTCTTCTTTCAACCCAGATGATATCGCATCTATGTCGGTATTAAAAGGTAGTGCCGCTTCTGCTCTTTATGGGTACAGAGGTTCGAATGGTGTTATCTTAATTACAACTAAAAAAGGTAAAAACGGAACCGGAATTGGAGTAGATTTCAATACAAATTCAACTTTCAATACGCCTGCAAGCCTTTTAAACTGGCAGGATCAATACGGTGCGGGAGCTCCAAACGGAAGCGGTGTTCCAACCAGATTTACTAATTTACAAGAACTTAGAGATTCGTACTATTTTGCATGGGGTGATAAATACGACGGAACTCCTTCTATAGCCCTTGACGGTACTACAAGACCATACAAAGCTTACGGAAAAGATAACGTTGAAAATTTCTACAGAACCGGGTATTCTTTCAGTAATACATTGGCAATTTCTGGTGGAAATGAAACAACAAACTTCAGATTGTCTTTTGGAAATACTAAAGATGAGTCAATCATGCCGGGAACTACTTTCGGAAGAAATAACGTGGCTTTGAGTTTAAACTCTTCTCCAAACAAAAAAATCAATGTGGAGACAAATGCGCAGTACATTTCAGAGAAAAGTCATAACAGACCTTATTTGAATGACTCGCCAAGAAACCCTTCTTTCCCAACTACTTTCATGACACCAAGTTCAGATATCAGATGGTTAAGTAATCCGTACGATGCAAACGGCGGAGAGGAAGACTTTTTAGGAGCAAACGTATATCATACAAACCCATATTTTGCTACAAAATCGCCATTAAACGACGATCTTAGAAAGCGTTTTATTGGTTCTGCAAAAGTAACGTACAACATTACAGATAAAATTTATGCTAAAGGTGTTCTTGGTATTGATGATATTAATTATGAATACACTGAAATAGAACCAACTGGAATTAATTACAATCCTGGTGGATCTATCGAAAACAGAATTGAAACTCGTTCTGAGGTGAATGCTTCCGGATATTTAGGATATAAAGGATATATCGTTAAAAATCTTTCATTAGATGCATTTGTGGGAGCAAACCGTCAGCATAACCGATACAGTGGTATCAAAATGAAAGGAAACAACTTTATTGTTCCATTTGAATATTTCTACGGAAATACACAGCCAGACAAAACAGAAAAATTATTCTCAGAAAGTGAAGTAAACTCTCTTTTCTATTCTGCAGATATTGGATATAAAGATTTCTTATATGTAAGTTTAACAGGTCGTGAAGATTGGTTCTCAACTTTAGATCCTGCAAACAACAGCACTTTTTATCCTTCTGTAAGTTCAAGTTTTATTTATTCTGAAGTGATTAAATTACCAGAATGGATGTCTTATGGTAAATTCAGAGCTGGTTGGGGTAACGTTGGAGGTGCATTGCCAGAAGCTTATGCTTTAGCATTAACTTACACAACTCCAGACGGACAAACAGATTCATTAGGTCAGCCAATTTTAGGTGTTAACGGAGAAACTATTCCTAACAGAACTTTAAAACCTTATAATGTAAGCACAATTGAGTTTGGTTTTGAAAATACTTTCTTCAATAACAGAGTAAGTACAGATTTGACTTTCTACCACAAGAAAACGACAAATGATATTACAGATGCAGACGTTTCTCAGGCTTCTGGTTACAGAACTACAAAAATCAACGTTGGACAAATATTAAATAAAGGAGTGGAGTTTGCATTGAATGTAAAAGCTGTAAAAACGCCAAACTTTTCATGGAATATTGGTTACAATTTTGCCTACAATGACAGTGAAGTAATCAGTTTATCTGATAAAATCACAACTAAATCATTAGAAGGAAACAGAGATGGAAGAGCTAATGTGGTTTTAGAAAAAGGACAGCCTTTTGGAGTGATTAAAGCCTATGACTATTTAAGAGATGCTAATGGGAATATAGTGCTTGGCACTGACGGAAAATTCTTAAGAGGAAATTTAATCATTGCAGGACAAGGTGTAGCGCCAACTTCTATGGGACTTTCAAATGATTTCTCATATAAAAACTTCACACTTTCTGTATTTGTTGATGCTAAATTTGGTGGAGAAATCTATTCTGCAACAAACCAGTTAGGAACTCGTTACGGATTATCTGAAATCACACTTCCGGGTCGTGAAGGTGGTGTAGCTGTAAGCGGAAGAGACGTTAACGGAAATCCGGTTAACACAACAGTTTCGGCATACGATTACTGGAGAAGTTATAGTGATGTAACATCAAACTTTGTATATGATGCTGATTTTGTGAAACTAAGAGCGATTTCATTTGCTTATAATTTTCCAAAATTATTTTTACAAAAAACACCATTCCAATCAGTTAGTTTAGCATTTTCTGCTCATAACTTATGGACAATTTATGACAAAGTGCCAAACATTGATCCAGAGTCAAACTATTCTAATAGTAATGCACAAGGTATGGAGAGAGCTTCTATGCCGTTAACAAGAAACTATGGTTTTTCACTTAATGTCAAATTCTAA
- a CDS encoding LacI family DNA-binding transcriptional regulator encodes MKKITIRDIAKQAEVSISTVSFVINGKGEKMAISPAVIKKVQDVAQKLQYKPSMIASSLRTGKTRSIGLIVEDISNQFFADLARVIEDEAKNINYRVFYCSTGDDNERSEELVQSLLQANVEGFIITPTRNLEKTISQLLKMQKPVVLIDRYFANQKVSHVLMDNYEGSYSAVKFLISKGRKNIAVVNNKSGMIQMKLREKGYVEALKEEGIYNENYTLHLDYHASEQDRIEAIIRFFKENPEIDAVLFLANYLGLAGLQAFRNLKYKIPDDISVISFDDHDSFKLHTPTISVIAQPIEDIAVKSIELLMDQMTNFEEFKVEKVLKKGTLIIRESV; translated from the coding sequence ATGAAAAAGATTACAATTAGAGATATTGCTAAACAGGCCGAAGTGTCTATTTCGACAGTGTCTTTTGTAATCAATGGAAAAGGGGAGAAAATGGCGATTAGTCCGGCTGTAATTAAAAAAGTTCAGGATGTTGCGCAAAAACTTCAGTACAAACCAAGCATGATTGCAAGTAGTTTGCGAACTGGTAAAACAAGATCTATTGGGCTTATTGTTGAAGATATTTCCAATCAGTTCTTTGCCGATTTGGCCCGGGTTATTGAAGATGAAGCAAAAAACATCAATTACAGAGTTTTTTATTGCAGTACAGGAGATGATAATGAAAGATCTGAAGAGCTTGTGCAAAGTTTACTGCAGGCAAACGTAGAAGGTTTTATCATTACGCCAACGAGAAATTTAGAAAAAACCATAAGTCAGCTTTTAAAAATGCAAAAACCGGTAGTTTTAATCGACCGATATTTTGCTAATCAAAAAGTAAGTCATGTGCTGATGGATAATTATGAAGGGTCTTATTCTGCTGTAAAATTTTTAATTAGTAAGGGACGAAAAAATATAGCCGTTGTAAATAATAAATCTGGAATGATTCAGATGAAATTACGAGAAAAAGGGTATGTCGAGGCGTTGAAAGAAGAAGGAATTTATAACGAAAATTATACGCTGCATTTAGATTATCATGCAAGCGAACAAGATAGAATTGAAGCAATAATTCGCTTTTTTAAAGAAAATCCTGAGATTGATGCAGTGCTATTTTTGGCCAATTATTTAGGACTTGCAGGACTTCAGGCTTTTAGGAATTTAAAGTACAAAATTCCAGATGATATTTCGGTCATTAGTTTTGATGACCACGATAGTTTTAAACTGCATACACCCACAATTTCGGTTATTGCGCAGCCAATTGAGGATATAGCAGTCAAATCAATAGAATTGTTGATGGACCAAATGACAAATTTTGAAGAGTTTAAAGTAGAGAAAGTCCTCAAAAAAGGAACATTAATCATTAGAGAATCAGTTTAA
- a CDS encoding DNA mismatch repair protein: MEAYSNKVSQYSEIFTKISKRYNSISLLRLLSIFFCLFMLFYYIKTKEIIYSVLAFLSFAGFLFLMRIHSKLSFKRDLTKAILKINEDEISYLKREKLPFENGVEFNDFHHPYAYDLDIFGEHSLFQNLNRTATFIGKKTLAEKLLHHFSNEIILLNQEAIAELSNKIDWRQDFQALAVVSHDSKASYESLIHWISFKNNPLPKVLITLSIVLPTAFFGLLIGYFITSKTILLSYLTYVFIANLIVLGRSLKRIQSEIAKADNIDKIIKHYSLIVKKIETEKFTSKKLVDLQEKLVSKHASASSHLKQLSELFSRMDTISNFVTATVFNGSFLFNLHVLRALLKWKEDYSEELENWINIIGEFEALNSLANLSYNNPDFVFPEINSEYKIGFEKLSHPLLNPLTRVGNDTHFYPQSFMILTGSNMSGKSTFLRSLGINMVLGGIGSVVCASKANIHPLPVLVSMRLSDSLADSESYFFAEIKRLKQIMDALEEGPAFVLLDEILRGTNSDDKRNGTIEVVKKVIAKKAVGAIATHDIEVCLTTNEYPDTLTNQCFEVEIQNNELHFDYKLRDGICQNRSATFLMQKMGVI; the protein is encoded by the coding sequence ATGGAAGCATATTCAAATAAGGTCTCGCAGTATTCAGAAATTTTTACCAAAATCAGCAAAAGATATAACAGCATAAGTCTATTAAGGCTTTTGAGCATATTTTTCTGTTTGTTTATGTTATTTTATTATATAAAAACAAAAGAAATAATATATTCAGTACTTGCTTTTCTGTCTTTTGCTGGTTTTCTTTTTTTAATGAGAATTCATTCGAAATTGTCATTCAAAAGAGATTTAACAAAAGCCATTTTAAAAATAAATGAAGACGAAATCTCTTATTTAAAAAGAGAAAAACTTCCTTTTGAAAACGGTGTTGAATTCAACGATTTTCATCATCCGTATGCTTATGATTTGGATATTTTTGGAGAACATTCATTATTTCAGAATTTAAACAGAACGGCTACTTTTATTGGTAAAAAAACTTTAGCCGAGAAATTATTACACCATTTTTCGAACGAAATAATTCTTCTAAACCAGGAAGCCATTGCCGAGCTAAGTAACAAAATAGACTGGCGACAGGATTTTCAGGCCTTGGCAGTTGTCAGTCATGACAGTAAAGCTTCATATGAATCTTTAATTCATTGGATATCATTTAAAAATAATCCTTTACCTAAAGTTTTAATAACACTTTCAATTGTACTTCCGACGGCTTTTTTCGGGCTTTTGATTGGGTATTTTATCACATCCAAAACAATTCTTTTATCGTATCTGACGTATGTTTTTATCGCCAATTTAATTGTTTTAGGAAGATCATTGAAACGCATTCAGTCAGAAATTGCAAAAGCAGATAACATTGATAAAATCATCAAACATTACAGTTTAATTGTAAAGAAAATAGAAACTGAAAAATTTACTTCAAAAAAACTGGTTGACTTACAGGAAAAATTGGTTTCGAAACACGCATCGGCAAGTTCGCATTTAAAACAGTTATCAGAGTTGTTTTCGAGAATGGATACCATCAGCAATTTTGTAACTGCAACCGTGTTCAATGGCTCATTTTTATTTAATCTTCATGTTTTAAGAGCGCTTTTAAAATGGAAAGAAGATTACTCAGAAGAGCTTGAAAACTGGATCAATATAATTGGAGAATTTGAAGCCTTAAATAGTTTGGCAAATCTGTCTTATAATAATCCGGATTTTGTTTTTCCTGAAATTAATTCTGAATATAAAATTGGGTTCGAAAAATTAAGTCATCCGCTATTAAATCCATTGACGAGAGTAGGGAATGATACTCATTTTTATCCTCAGTCGTTTATGATTTTGACCGGATCAAATATGTCTGGTAAAAGTACTTTTTTAAGAAGTTTAGGAATCAATATGGTTTTAGGCGGAATAGGCTCAGTAGTTTGTGCTTCAAAAGCTAATATACATCCACTTCCAGTATTAGTTTCAATGCGATTATCTGATTCTTTAGCCGATAGTGAATCGTATTTCTTCGCCGAAATTAAACGTTTGAAACAAATTATGGATGCGCTTGAAGAAGGTCCGGCTTTTGTTTTACTTGATGAAATTTTAAGAGGAACAAATTCTGATGATAAACGAAACGGTACAATAGAAGTGGTTAAAAAAGTGATTGCTAAAAAAGCGGTTGGCGCTATTGCAACTCACGATATTGAAGTCTGTCTTACTACAAATGAATATCCTGATACCTTAACTAACCAGTGCTTTGAAGTTGAAATTCAGAATAATGAACTTCACTTTGATTATAAACTCCGTGATGGAATCTGCCAAAATAGAAGTGCTACTTTCTTAATGCAGAAAATGGGAGTTATTTAA
- a CDS encoding universal stress protein, with protein MKKILFPTDFSEAATNAFVHALEFAKIVKAELVLLHTFEIPVYDSQFFPENYASIYSSIELAKFEMFKDEIPKLRTIAAERKLDDIVIKHRLMDGDLIYNLKNAVEEDEIDFVIMGTTGVSDWTKFFTGSNTNSVISEVKVPVLCVPIDAKFKKIKTIGFTTRYREKDKIVLKKVLKIAKKTDAKVKCLYVKTSSSDVSHMTIKEWETEFANENVEFQILPSDEVKETILDFILYKDIDILTTITHKRSFFESIFDSSFSQKITKEVSIPVLIMHEN; from the coding sequence ATGAAAAAAATACTATTTCCCACAGATTTTTCGGAAGCCGCTACAAATGCATTTGTACATGCTTTAGAATTTGCTAAAATCGTAAAAGCTGAACTTGTTTTACTGCATACTTTTGAGATTCCGGTTTATGACAGTCAGTTTTTTCCTGAGAATTATGCATCTATATATAGTTCTATAGAATTGGCAAAATTTGAAATGTTTAAAGATGAAATTCCAAAACTTCGCACTATTGCTGCCGAACGTAAACTCGATGATATTGTAATTAAACACCGCTTAATGGATGGTGATTTAATTTATAACTTAAAAAATGCGGTTGAAGAAGACGAGATTGACTTTGTTATTATGGGAACGACGGGAGTTTCTGACTGGACAAAATTCTTCACGGGATCAAACACCAATTCGGTAATTTCAGAAGTTAAAGTACCTGTTTTATGTGTTCCGATTGATGCTAAATTTAAGAAAATTAAAACAATCGGATTTACAACGCGATATAGAGAAAAGGATAAAATTGTACTGAAAAAAGTACTTAAAATTGCTAAAAAAACCGATGCAAAAGTGAAATGCTTATACGTTAAAACCTCAAGTTCTGATGTTTCTCATATGACTATTAAAGAATGGGAAACAGAATTTGCAAATGAAAATGTAGAGTTTCAAATATTGCCAAGTGATGAAGTAAAAGAAACTATTTTAGATTTCATTCTGTATAAAGACATTGATATTTTAACGACGATTACACACAAACGATCTTTTTTTGAATCTATTTTTGATAGCAGTTTCAGTCAAAAAATTACAAAAGAAGTTTCAATACCGGTTTTAATAATGCATGAGAATTAA